One genomic window of Pseudomonadota bacterium includes the following:
- a CDS encoding carboxypeptidase, which yields MTACFIAAVVLVYGSSRGGAEVPLPAEMVSAHTLQLGGREIAYSATAGSINLRNDKGERTAEIFYVAYILNGANAALRPITFAFNGGPGAGSAFLHLGALGPRVLDFGDGRAPPFGERKLVDNPDTWLDFTDLVFIDPVGTGYSRALISGDDAAKAFLGVRQDLDTLGVVIRLALASLDRFASPLFLVGESYGGFRAAKLPAILARDQGLQVAGAVMISPVLEFSLMHDDAFNPMSWALRLPSYAAVNLEAQGKLSDAALREAERFALGEYLSAFVAPPRDAERQARLYAAIAKLIGLPEEVVARWEGTVPLSIFIKEARHGENALVSRYDGSVAGMDPAPWAYTPQSGDPILEGLKAPITAAFVTYARDELKFKVDRSYDLLSSEVNRRWEWREGNRFGAPSPSASEDLKQALALNPRLRVLVAHGMTDLQTPYLASRYVIEHLPRAVTQDRAQVMLYAGGHMMYLRPESRAKLRADARVLYGE from the coding sequence ATGACTGCTTGCTTCATCGCTGCGGTCGTACTTGTGTACGGCTCTTCCCGCGGCGGCGCCGAGGTGCCCTTGCCCGCCGAGATGGTCTCGGCGCACACCCTGCAACTCGGCGGCCGTGAAATCGCCTATTCGGCGACGGCCGGAAGTATCAATCTCCGCAACGACAAAGGTGAACGGACTGCCGAGATCTTCTACGTCGCCTACATCCTCAACGGCGCCAATGCCGCCCTCAGGCCGATCACTTTCGCCTTTAACGGCGGACCAGGCGCCGGTTCGGCCTTTCTGCACCTTGGCGCGCTCGGGCCGCGCGTCCTCGACTTCGGCGATGGCCGGGCGCCGCCCTTCGGAGAGCGCAAGCTCGTCGACAACCCGGATACCTGGCTCGATTTCACCGACCTCGTCTTCATCGATCCGGTCGGCACCGGCTACAGCCGCGCCCTGATCAGCGGCGACGACGCGGCGAAGGCGTTTCTTGGCGTGCGTCAGGATCTGGATACCCTGGGCGTCGTCATCCGCTTGGCCTTGGCAAGCCTCGATCGTTTCGCCTCGCCGCTCTTCCTCGTCGGCGAAAGCTATGGCGGGTTCCGCGCGGCCAAGCTGCCGGCGATTCTCGCCAGGGACCAGGGCCTGCAGGTGGCCGGCGCCGTCATGATCTCCCCGGTGCTCGAATTCTCGCTCATGCATGACGATGCGTTCAATCCAATGTCCTGGGCCTTACGGCTCCCCTCCTATGCCGCGGTCAATCTCGAGGCGCAGGGCAAGCTCAGCGATGCGGCACTGAGAGAGGCCGAGCGGTTCGCTCTCGGCGAGTACCTGTCGGCCTTCGTCGCCCCGCCGAGGGACGCCGAACGCCAGGCTCGGCTCTATGCCGCGATCGCCAAACTGATCGGATTGCCGGAAGAGGTGGTGGCGCGTTGGGAAGGCACGGTCCCTCTCAGCATCTTCATCAAGGAGGCTCGGCATGGCGAGAATGCCTTGGTGAGCCGCTACGATGGCTCGGTTGCGGGCATGGATCCCGCGCCATGGGCCTATACGCCGCAGAGCGGCGATCCGATCCTCGAGGGCCTGAAGGCGCCGATCACCGCGGCATTCGTCACCTATGCCCGCGACGAGCTCAAGTTCAAGGTCGACCGCTCCTACGATCTCTTGAGCAGCGAGGTCAATCGCCGATGGGAATGGCGGGAGGGTAACCGGTTCGGCGCGCCCTCGCCCAGCGCCAGCGAGGATCTGAAGCAGGCGCTCGCCCTCAATCCGCGCCTCAGGGTCCTCGTCGCCCATGGCATGACCGACCTGCAGACGCCTTATCTCGCCAGCCGCTATGTGATCGAGCACCTGCCGCGCGCGGTGACGCAGGACCGCGCCCAGGTCATGCTCTATGCCGGCGGGCACATGATGTATCTCAGACCCGAATCCCGCGCGAAGCTCCGCGCAGACGCCCGCGTCCTTTACGGCGAATAA
- a CDS encoding dehydrogenase, which translates to MPGFRLAISGDYKTEQGELYFKELDLRPLDAIAGLSYGFLPRTPVIDAKDLAGHDAVMLLGHRMARSSFPGDDRLTLIARFGVGYDNVDVDACNEHAVALLITPDGVRRPVAVAVITMMLALTTKLMVKDRITREGPAGWARKTAYNGVGLVGRTLGSLGIGNIGAEVFRMAKPFEMRYIAFDPYADKTVASALGIRLVDLETLFRESDILSVSCPLTPETRHLVNAERLALMKPTAYLINTARGPVCEQKALTRALAEGRIAGAGLDVLDPEPPSADDPILKLDSVVFAPHALCWTDQFINTTAAVNYRAIREVMAGQVPGVGKLVNPGIVDNPSWKQKLAAYARIAKR; encoded by the coding sequence ATGCCAGGTTTTCGACTTGCCATCAGCGGCGACTACAAGACCGAGCAAGGCGAGCTCTACTTCAAGGAGCTGGATCTCCGGCCCTTGGATGCGATCGCCGGCCTCAGCTATGGCTTTCTGCCGCGCACGCCGGTGATTGACGCGAAGGACCTGGCAGGGCACGACGCCGTGATGCTGCTCGGCCATCGCATGGCGCGGTCGAGCTTTCCCGGCGATGATCGCCTGACCCTCATCGCCCGCTTCGGCGTCGGCTATGACAATGTCGATGTGGATGCCTGCAACGAGCATGCGGTGGCACTGCTGATCACGCCAGACGGCGTGCGCCGGCCGGTGGCGGTGGCGGTCATCACCATGATGCTGGCGCTCACCACCAAGCTCATGGTCAAGGACCGCATCACCCGCGAAGGTCCGGCAGGCTGGGCGCGCAAGACCGCCTATAACGGCGTCGGCCTGGTCGGTCGCACCTTGGGTTCGCTCGGCATCGGCAATATCGGCGCCGAGGTGTTCCGCATGGCGAAGCCCTTCGAGATGCGATACATCGCCTTCGACCCCTACGCCGACAAGACGGTGGCAAGCGCGCTCGGCATCCGGCTGGTCGATCTCGAGACCCTATTCCGGGAGTCGGACATCCTGAGCGTGAGCTGTCCCTTGACGCCGGAGACGCGGCATCTGGTCAATGCCGAGCGGCTGGCGCTGATGAAGCCGACCGCCTATCTCATCAACACCGCGCGGGGGCCGGTCTGCGAGCAGAAGGCGCTGACGCGGGCCCTGGCCGAAGGCCGCATCGCGGGAGCCGGGCTCGATGTGCTGGATCCCGAGCCGCCTTCCGCCGACGACCCGATCCTGAAGCTCGACAGCGTCGTTTTCGCCCCGCACGCGCTCTGCTGGACGGATCAGTTCATCAACACTACGGCCGCGGTCAACTACCGCGCGATCCGCGAGGTGATGGCGGGGCAGGTGCCGGGCGTCGGCAAGCTGGTCAATCCCGGCATCGTCGACAACCCCAGCTGGAAGCAGAAGCTCGCCGCCTACGCGCGAATCGCCAAACGCTGA
- a CDS encoding malate/lactate/ureidoglycolate dehydrogenase, translated as MITVKPAALQRIAAAVFHKAGSAPTEAEAISTRLVGANLSGHDSHGVVRIPRYVELMRTGGIAVNQHAKTVFENDTIAVIDGQFGFGQVIGAEAMAIGIAKAKKTGVAVVALRHSSHLGRIGDWAEACAEAGYASIHFVNVVGAGAIVAPFGGGDRRISTNPFSAGMPVTGGDPIILDMATSKLAEGKVLVAKNKGVEVVEGAIIDGERQPTLDPNKLYDPPVGALLPFGEHKGYGLAVFCDLLAGILSGGQTNHPGVPIKGRVLNNMLSIILDPAPGGDPAGVKREVDSFVAWLKGSPPLREGSEVMVPGEPERRARRERISGVPLDDTTWSNILATAAELGVAKSDVDALLRSNH; from the coding sequence ATGATCACGGTGAAACCGGCGGCCCTGCAGCGCATCGCTGCCGCCGTCTTCCACAAGGCCGGTTCCGCCCCAACCGAGGCCGAGGCCATATCTACCCGCTTGGTCGGCGCCAATCTCTCCGGCCATGACAGCCACGGTGTGGTCCGTATTCCGCGCTATGTCGAGCTCATGCGCACGGGCGGCATCGCCGTCAACCAGCACGCGAAGACCGTCTTCGAGAACGACACCATCGCCGTCATCGACGGCCAGTTCGGCTTCGGACAGGTAATCGGCGCCGAGGCGATGGCGATCGGCATCGCCAAGGCAAAAAAGACCGGTGTGGCGGTGGTGGCCCTCAGGCACTCCTCGCATCTAGGGCGCATCGGTGACTGGGCCGAGGCTTGTGCGGAGGCCGGCTACGCTTCCATCCATTTCGTCAACGTCGTCGGCGCCGGCGCCATCGTGGCACCCTTCGGCGGCGGCGACCGGCGCATTTCGACGAACCCGTTCTCCGCCGGCATGCCGGTGACCGGTGGCGATCCGATCATTCTCGACATGGCCACGAGCAAGCTTGCCGAAGGCAAGGTGTTGGTTGCCAAGAACAAGGGGGTCGAGGTGGTCGAGGGCGCGATCATTGACGGAGAGCGGCAGCCGACGCTGGATCCCAACAAGCTTTACGATCCGCCGGTCGGCGCCTTGCTGCCCTTCGGCGAGCACAAGGGCTATGGGCTTGCGGTGTTCTGCGACCTTTTAGCCGGCATCCTTTCGGGCGGGCAGACCAATCATCCCGGCGTACCGATCAAGGGCAGGGTGCTCAACAACATGCTGTCGATCATTCTCGATCCGGCGCCGGGCGGCGATCCGGCGGGCGTCAAGCGCGAGGTCGACAGCTTCGTTGCCTGGCTCAAAGGGTCACCGCCGCTCCGCGAAGGCTCGGAGGTGATGGTCCCAGGCGAGCCGGAGCGGCGTGCCCGCAGGGAGCGCATTAGCGGCGTGCCCCTCGACGATACGACCTGGAGCAACATTCTCGCGACCGCGGCTGAGCTCGGCGTCGCCAAGAGCGACGTCGATGCGCTGCTTCGCAGCAACCATTGA